Proteins co-encoded in one Yamadazyma tenuis chromosome 1, complete sequence genomic window:
- the BGL5 gene encoding beta-glucosidase (EggNog:ENOG503NUZK; COG:G; CAZy:GH3) encodes MVKTLDVDSLIDQLTLEEKISLLAGNDSWHTVPIPRLGIPSLRVSDGPNGVRGIKFFNGVPSNCFVCGTGLAATFNKSLLKNCGQMMGQEAKARGVHCILGPTCNTARSPLGGRSFESYGEDPVLSGYAAASIVAGIQSEKVSACLKHFVCNDQEDERKAVDTYLTERALREIYMKPFQIALRDAHPNVIMTAYNMIDGEHVSQSKRFLQQILRHEWKFNGAVMSDWFGTYSTKEALDAGLTLEMPGPTRFRQIVQTSHKVYSNEIHTDTIDQNVRDLLNLVNESIKPDIGENIVERENDDPAAEALLRQSGAEAVVLLKNTGILPLDKKTPQKIVILGPNAKVCQDSGGGSASMAARYKITPFEGIVKKVKEGGNKATIEYAIGAHLDKNLPDVADVLVSKGGNSGSISVTFYQHPSGVEDRNELTSFEMTTTKVFLADFKAPKLDPNELLYYADLEAHYKAEESGTYEFGCSCLGSAQLFIDGKLVVDNKTKQVRGEAFFLGMGTREEKSDVQLVKGQTYHIKVEFGTSPTALVAKEFKEPGGVYFGFRLKSTPKDELAKAVQIAKDADTVIVVAGLSKEWESEGFDRPNMDIPGYTNQLIEEVTKVNSNVIIVNQSGSAVTMPWIDKVQAVVHAWFGGNETGNTIADVVFGDYNPSGKLSMTFPKRVEDNPAFLNFGSTNGKVWYGEDVYIGYRFYEKTKTDVLFPFGFGLSYTNFEFSNLKIKPVKSEIHVSVTVKNTGKIKGAEVIQVYVSPVESKIPRPIKELKNFDKVELAPGKSVSVTIPISIKEATSYWDGYKNKWSSDKGTYKVLVGNSSDNILVEGEFETDKSFNWLGL; translated from the coding sequence ATGGTTAAAACTCTCGACGTGGATAGTTTGATCGACCAATTGACTTTAGAAGAGAAAATCTCTCTTTTGGCCGGGAATGACTCCTGGCATACAGTTCCCATCCCCCGACTCGGAATTCCATCTCTTAGGGTCAGTGATGGCCCCAATGGGGTCAGAGGAATTAAGTTCTTCAACGGGGTGCCTTCCAACTGTTTTGTGTGCGGAACCGGTTTGGCTGCAACTTTCAACAAACTGCTTCTCAAAAATTGTGGGCAGATGATGGGACAAGAAGCCAAAGCTCGGGGTGTCCACTGCATCCTTGGCCCCACCTGTAATACAGCACGGTCGCCGCTCGGCGGTCGTTCGTTCGAGAGTTACGGCGAGGACCCGGTTTTGTCGGGGTACGCGGCCGCCAGCATCGTCGCGGGAATCCAGCTGGAAAAAGTCCTGGCATGCTTGAAACATTTTGTATGCAACGACCAGGAGGATGAGAGAAAAGCGGTTGACACCTACTTGACGGAACGGGCGTTGCGGGAAATCTACATGAAGCCATTCCAGATCGCTCTTCGTGATGCCCACCCCAACGTAATTATGACTGCCTACAACATGATCGACGGCGAGCATGTTTCGCAGTCCAAGCggtttttgcagcaaatCCTTAGGCATGAATGGAAGTTCAATGGAGCTGTCATGTCCGATTGGTTTGGCACATactccaccaaagaagcTTTGGATGCCGGACTTACCCTCGAAATGCCCGGTCCTACACGGTTTCGGCAAATCGTACAAACCTCTCACAAAGTGTATTCCAATGAGATCCACACCGATACCATTGATCAGAATGTGCGGGATCTCTTGAACCTTGTCAACGAAAGCATCAAACCCGATATCGGCGAGAACATCGTGGAGCGTGAGAACGATGACCCGGCGGCCGAGGCGTTGTTGCGTCAATCAGGGGCTGAAGCGGtggtattgttgaagaatacCGGGATCTTGCCATTGGACAAGAAAACCCCCCAGAAAATCGTCATCCTTGGCCCCAACGCCAAGGTGTGCCAGGATTCAGGCGGGGGCTCTGCATCAATGGCGGCCCGGTACAAAATCACCCCTTTTGAAGGTATTGTCAAAAAGGTCAAGGAAGGTGGAAATAAGGCCACCATCGAGTACGCCATTGGGGCACATCTTGACAAGAACCTCCCAGATGTAGCTGATGTGTTGGTATCAAAAGGTGGTAACCTGGGCAGCATTTCGGTGACGTTTTACCAGCACCCATCCGGAGTCGAAGACAGAAATGAGCTCACATCGTTTGAGAtgaccaccaccaaagtgTTTTTGGCCGACTTCAAAGCCCCCAAATTGGACCCTAACGAGCTCCTTTACTATGCTGACCTTGAAGCTCACTACAAGGCCGAAGAGTCGGGCACCTACGAGTTTGGATGTTCCTGCCTTGGAAGTGCGCAGCTTTTCATTGACGGcaagttggtggtagaCAACAAAACCAAGCAGGTGAGAGGCGAggctttcttcttgggtaTGGGTACTCGTGAGGAGAAGTCCGACGTGCAATTGGTGAAAGGCCAAACTTACCACATCAAAGTGGAATTTGGAACTTCGCCCACCGCgttggttgcaaaagagTTCAAAGAACCTGGGGGTGTGTACTTCGGATTCAGATTGAAGTCCACCCCCAAAGACGAGTTGGCAAAGGCTGTTCAGATCGCCAAAGATGCCGATACTGTCATTGTAGTTGCAGGGTTGTCAAAGGAATGGGAGTCAGAAGGGTTCGACAGACCAAACATGGATATACCCGGTTACACCAAccagttgattgaagagGTCACCAAGGTCAACTCCAACGTGATCATCGTCAACCAGTCAGGCTCCGCCGTGACCATGCCATGGATAGACAAAGTCCAGGCGGTGGTACATGCTTGGTTCGGAGGAAACGAGACTGGAAATACCATCGCAGACGTTGTTTTTGGCGACTACAATCCCAGCGGGAAGTTGTCGATGACGTTCCCCAAGCGGGTGGAGGATAACCCAGCGTTCTTGAACTTCGGGTCTACCAACGGTAAAGTGTGGTACGGTGAAGATGTCTATATTGGATACCGATTCTACGAGAAAACAAAGACAGATGTGTTGTTTCCATTTGGGTTCGGATTATCTTACACTAACTTtgagttttccaacttgaagatcaaaCCCGTGAAAAGCGAAATCCACGTATCGGTGACGGTGAAGAACACTGGCAAGATTAAAGGTGCTGAGGTGATTCAGGTGTATGTTTCCCCGGTGGAGTCGAAGATTCCCAGGCCCATCAAggagttgaaaaacttcGACAAGGTCGAGTTGGCTCCTGGAAAGAGTGTTAGTGTTACTATTCCGATTTCTATCAAAGAGGCCACTTCCTATTGGGATGGGTATAAGAACAAATGGTCTTCTGATAAGGGTACCTACAAGGTTTTGGTAGGTAACAGTTCGGATAACATCTTGGTGGAGGGTGAGTTTGAGACCGACAAGTCGTTTAACTGGCTCGGTCTTTAA
- the EGC2_1 gene encoding endo-1,4-beta-glucanase (EggNog:ENOG503NVK2; CAZy:GH5; COG:G): protein MTGFLKVSGTKIVDQTGTPVVLTGAATGGHLNMENFITGYPGHETEHKKVILSKIGQEKFDYFFDKFYEYFWTKEDANVNAKGFERLDRLVDTCAANGIYTILDLHTVPGGQCQQWFSDSPTHFSWFWDFKVFQDAIVHLWSQIAHYYKDNQWVAGYNPLNEPASSDHSKLVRFYERIEKAIRGVDPHHVLFLDGNTYAMDFSQFPDQPFSNSVYAIHDYTLYGFPRGLIGTGFVEPYQGTEAQKAQLQKQYQRKVQYMKQHGIPVWNGEFGPVYASSFRGDVDPEATNRVRYQVLKDQLEVYKHGDPSGDGSAISWSIWLYKDIGLQGLTYVSEDSKWFEVFGKWLQKKKKLGLDAWGNDIDPEYQKLYTRLGEHIKANVPEKYHRVMYPPIMDIDGYVNRVTREMLFSQYCQHEYADLFVGMDFDELDELAASFKLENCARRWELEEVLRGYSEESTK from the exons CTTGAATATGGAAAACTTCATTACCGGGTACCCAGGCCATGAAACCGAACACAAAAAGGTGATTCTTAGCAAAATTGGCCAGGAGAAATTCGACTATTTTTTCGACAAGTTCTACGAGTACTTTTGGACCAAAGAGGATGCCAA TGTCAATGCCAAAGGATTCGAACGGTTGGACCGCTTGGTCGACACCTGTGCAGCAAATGGAATTTACACAATCTTGGACCTCCACACAGTACCTGGTGGCCAGTGCCAGCAGTGGTTTAGCGATAGCCCCACCCATTTCTCTTGGTTCTGGGACTTCAAGGTGTTCCAGGACGCGATTGTGCACttatggctgcaaatcGCACATTACTATAAGGACAACCAATGGGTGGCCGGATACAACCCGTTGAACGAGCCGGCGTCCAGTGACCACTCCAAGTTAGTCAGATTCTACGAGAGAATCGAAAAGGCCATTCGAGGCGTCGACCCTCATCATGTTTTGTTCTTGGACGGAAACACGTATGCGATGGACTTCAGCCAGTTTCCTGACCAGCCGTTTTCGAACAGCGTATATGCCATTCACGACTACACATTGTACGGATTCCCACGAGGACTTATTGGAACCGGGTTTGTGGAACCTTACCAAGGGACAGAGGCACAAAAGGCTCAGTTGCAGAAACAATACCAGCGCAAAGTCCAGTACATGAAACAGCACGGGATCCCCGTGTGGAACGGAGAGTTTGGCCCCGTATATGCCAGCAGCTTCCGTGGAGACGTTGACCCGGAAGCCACCAACCGCGTGCGGTACCAGGTATTGAAGGACCAGTTGGAAGTGTACAAGCACGGAGACCCATCTGGCGACGGCTCAGCCATCAGCTGGTCAATCTGGCTCTACAAGGACATCGGTCTCCAGGGCCTCACATACGTGTCGGAAGATTCTAAATGGTTTGAGGTATTTGGaaaatggttgcaaaaaaagaagaagcttgGTTTGGACGCTTGGGGCAACGATATCGATCCGGAGTACCAGAAGTTGTACACGCGGTTAGGGGAACATATCAAAGCGAATGTACCTGAAAAGTACCACCGGGTGATGTATCCGCCGATTATGGATATTGATGGGTATGTGAATCGAGTCACGCGGGAGATGTTATTCTCCCAGTACTGTCAGCATGAGTATGCGGATTTGTTTGTGGGGATGGACTTTGACGAGTTGGACGAGTTGGCGGcatcgttcaagttggagaattGTGCTAGGCGGTGGGAGTTGGAGGAAGTGTTACGGGGGTACAGTGAAGAGAGTACGAAATAG